CAAATAGCTAAACGAAACGCAACCGGGCTTGCTGAGGTCGAAGAAACGGAAGAGAAAAAGAATAAAAGCTTCGACCGCTTCTATCAGGAACTTTCTGAGATGAACTTTATTCCTGCGGGGAGAGTTCTCTATGGGGCAGGTTCAAATACGGATGTCACCTACTTCAATTGTTATGTGATGCCGTATATTCAGGACTCGAGGGAAGGAATCTCGGACCATCGGAAACAAGTGATGGAAATCATGTCAAGAGGCGGGGGTGTCGGAACAAACGGTTCCACTTTAAGACCGCGAAATACATTGGCAAGAGGCGTAAATGGAAAATCATCCGGCTCTGTTTCGTGGCTCGATGATATTGCCAAGCTCACACATTTAGTGGAGCAAGGAGGATCCCGTTAACACCATGGCGGGATTAAAATCTCGTGAATTGCTGGAACCCCCTTAGAGCCTGGTTAACCACAATGTGACTGGTAACAGTAAGCATGAAGGTATAAAAATAATCAGGATTGGGCAATCAGCAGCTAAGTATCTCTGGAAATGGAGATAAAAGTTCAACGACTATTGAAATTCCCTAAGGAGTCATTTCTATGGGAAGAGTAAATCATAAGGATGGCAACGTCTTTATGAGGCGCGAGACAAAGTGACTTTCACTTTGATGATATAGTCTGACCTTGTATGAAAGTACAAGAGCCTGGCAGAAATGACCCGGCCCTTCAATAAAGAAGTGTAACAAAATGCGTGGAGCACAGATGATTATGCTGGCGGACTGGCATCCGGATATTATTGAATTTATTATTTCTAAAATGCAGAACCCTAGAATTTTAAGGTTTTTAATTGAAAATACAGAAGATGAACTCATCAAGCAATTGGCGAAGGATAAGCTGAAATTCACCCCGCTTACAGAAACGGAGAAAGATTTATACCAAAGTGTCCTAAACTACAAAACGATGCCGGGACAGGGCGGATTTACCGATAAAGGTCTTGGTGAAGCTGTAGATAAACTAAACACTGGGGGAACGTATACCGTACACAATCCTGATTTTCTGACCGGCGCCAATATTTCCGTTTGTATTACGAAAGAATTTATGGATGCAGTGGAAAACGATGAGAACTACACGCTTCGTTTTCCAGATGTTGAATCCTATACCCCGGAAGAAATGAAGGTCTACAATACAGAGTGGCAGAACAGCGGAGATGTACGTGAGTGGGAGACCCGAGGGTTTGGCATTCGCAATTACCGTACGGTACGTGCAAAAGAATTATGGAATTTAATTAATATTTGTGCTACCTATTCTGCAGAACCAGGGATTTTCTTTATTGACAATGCCAATGATAAAACAAATGCGACCGCCTACGGCCAAAAAGTAGTAGCGACTAATCCATGTGGGGAACAGCCGCTTGCCCCGTATTCAGTATGTAATCTTGCCGCTGTGAATCTTGCATCTGTTGCGGATAAAGGCGCAAAGAAAGTTGATTATGAAAAGCTGGAGCGCATAGTAAAGACCGGGGTAAGAATGCAGGATAATGTTATTGACGCTACGCCTTACTTCCTGGAGGATAATAAAGTACAGGCGCTGGGAGAGCGGCGTGTTGGTCTTGGCGTGATGGGCCTTCATGATCTTCTCATCTATTGTGAAACAGAATATGGGTCTGAAGAAGGAAATATCCTCGTGGATAAAATCTTTGAGACGATAGCGACAACGGCTTATCGAGCCTCAATAGAACTAGCGAAGGAGAAAGGCAGCTTCCCATTTTTGCAAGGAACAACTGAACAGGAAACGAAAGAGCTGCGCGAACAATTTATTTCCACAGGCTATATGAAGAACATGCCTGAAGATATTCGGGATGGCATAAGAAATTACGGGATTCGCAATTCCCACTTGCTGACTGTAGCCCCAACTGGAAGCACAGGTACTATGGTAGGAGTGAGTACAGGACTTGAACCTTATTTTTCCTTTTCCTACTTTAGAAGCGGCAGGTTAGGTAAGTTTATTGAAGTAAAAGCAGACATTGTAAAAGAATATTTAGAAGAGCACCCGGATCAGGATCCTGAGAATCTTCCGAAATGGTTTGTCACTGCCATGACGATGAGCCCGGAAGCTCATGCTGATACTCAGTGTGTTATTCAACGCTGGGTCGACAGTTCTATTTCCAAGACAGTCAATGCTCCAAAAGGCTATGCAGTGGAACAGGTTGAGAAAGTGTATCAGCGCCTATACCGAGGTGGAGCTAAAGGCGGAACGGTCTATGTCGATGGCAGCCGGGACAGCCAAGTTCTCACTTTGAAGGCAGAAGAAAATGAATTTGAAGGGGAGCAGACAGAATTTGACTTCGAAGAAGATAAGAAACCGAGAGTCGTATTAATGGATACGGTTCATGAACTAGATAAAACAAAGGTCACGATCGGTTCTGAAGTCGGAGATACATGCCCGGTCTGCCGTGAAGGAACAGTGGAAGATATAGGCGGATGTAATACTTGCACGAATTGTAATGCTCAATTGAAGTGCGGGTTATAATAAGCGATAAAGAAGCATCGGTAACTACAGACCGATGCTTCTTTATTAATCAGTCATTGCTTGTCAGCTTAAGGAAACTAGTGTATCATTTTTATGGAGAATGTACATAAAGACAGGCAATATTGGGGGTTTAACATGCCAACACCAAGCATGGAAGATTACATTGAACAAATTTATATACTCATAGAAGATAAAGGATATGCTCGTGTATCCGACATCGCAGAAAATCTCCAGGTTCATCCTTCCTCTGTGACAAAAATGGTTCAGAAGCTGGATCGAGATCAATATTTAAATTATGAAAAGTACCGGGGGCTTATCCTGACTCCGAAAGGAAAGAAAGTCGGAAAGAGGCTGGTCTACCGTCACGAACTACTAGAACAATTCTTAGAAATCATTGGTGTGGATTCGGATAATATTTACGAAGACGTAGAAGGAATCGAGCATCACTTAAGCTGGAACTCGATTGATCGAATTGGGGATCTTGTCCAGTATTTCGATGAGAACTCAGAACGAGTTGGTGAATTAAGAGAGGTACAGCGTAAAAACGAAGAACAAAATGAAGAATAATGTGAACTTCAGCTTGTAGATAAATACTCTTATCTGCAAGCTTTTTTATATATTCGCCTATGAAAGGAATCATTCGGAAATTGTTCGACATATCTAAGCTGATCTGTCTTTATGACAATAGATGTAGTGTTCACGATCTTCCTTTATTCCTGTTCTAATTACACTTCCTCCCGTTTATACATGAAGTAAAAGCGGGGTGAGTGGAATGAAGGTTGATGGAGTGTTTTCTGGCGGGGGTGTTAAAGCTTTAGCATTTGCAGGAGCTTATGAAGTTCTTGAAGAAAATGGGTATACCTTCGCGCGTGTTGCTGGAACTTCAGCAGGTGCGATCATGGCCAGTTTAATTGCTGCGGGATATTCAAGCCAGGATCTCCAATCGCTATTAAAAACTATTTCGCTGGAGGATTTAATAGACGTCCCCGTTCCAGAGCGGTTTTTTCCTTTCTCGAAGTGGCTGCTTCTTTATTATCGGATGGGTTTATATAAGGGTAACCGATTAGAAAAAATCATAGAAGGCTGGCTGGAAAACAAAGGGGTCCGGACTTTTTCCGATATACCAAAAGGAACCTTAAAGGTCGTCTGCTCAGACTTAACATTAGGGAGAATGATTGTAGTTCCCGATGATTTAAAGCCGGTCTATGGAATAGATCCAGCCACGTTTTCCGTAGCAAAAGCGGTGAGAATGAGTGCGGGGCTGCCTTATTTTTTCATGCCGGTAAAATTACATGGAAAAAAAGGAAAATCCATTATTATCGATGGCGGAGTACTAAGTAACTTTCCCATCTGGATTTGGGATAATGGAAAAGGGGCGCGTAAACGCCCTATACTCGGAATGCAGCTAAGCGACCCGCCTGACAAACTTCCGGAAAGAAAAATCCGTAATGCCATCCAAATGTTTCATGCTCTCTTCAAAACGATGAAACAAGCTCATGATGCACGGTATATTTCTCCCTCTACGAGTAAAGATGTAATTTTTATTCCAGTAAATGAAGTGAATACGACAGAATTTCAAATGACGAATGAACAGGAAGAACGACTACTGCAAATAGGAAGAACTCAGGCAGAAATGTTTTTAAAAAGATGGAGTAGATAAAAAAATCGAGCCCATTATTAAAATGAGGCTCGATTTTTACCTTTATTTTTATTTCCTTCAATTACGCGCAAGTGAGGGCTGTTGTTTCTTTTGCGCTTTTTCTTCCCGATAGGTGAAGGTTTAGCCATCTGAGGCTTGGCAGGGGTGCTTTTCTTAACAGTCGGAGCCTTATATTTTTGCTTGGACTGTTTTACTGCTTGTTTATATTTTTTCATTTCATTACGGTTGCCGCCAGCGAATGAACGGTTACGTAGAAAAATAAAGTAAATCGCTCCGTAGATTAAGACAGCGATACCGATCATCATGACAATTCGTGTAAGAAATCCGGTAGTATTAGTGAACAGTTGATTGGCTACATAGAAAACAGCAAGGGCAATAAGAGTGTAAATAACAGGGGTCATCCATTTGCGAAACATTTTATGTTCCTCCCTTCTGAATTAACTCGCCTAAGAAATCACCTTACTATTATATATACCACTTTTCTGGCGTTTTTTATCATTTTCGAGCACCTTCTTGAATGAATGGATAGCCACTTCCACTTGATCATCTTTCGGCTCTTTTGTAGTAAGCAGTTGAAGCCAAAGCCCGGGATAGCCTAAAACATTTAAAAGCGGTACATTTCGTACTTTGTTCGTTAACTGAAGAACCTCAAATGAGATTCCAATGACTACAGGGATTAATAAAACCCTGTTCAAAATTCTCCACCATAATGGATCAGTGGCGACAAACATGTAAACAAACATACCGACTATGACCGTAAATAGAATAAAACTTGATCCACAGCGATAATGCAGCCTGGACTGTTTTTGAACTCCTTCAACTGTCAGAGGGGCGCCGTTTTCAAATGCATTGATCACTTTGTGTTCAGCTCCATGGTACTGGAAGACCCGGCGAATGATGGGGGTCATCGAAATTAAATAAATGTAGACAAGCAGCAGCATGAGCTTGAAAAAGCTTTCCAGCATGATCTGACCAACATTACTTGATATCACTGGACTGAAAAAGTTCGCAACTACAGCTGGTGTAATGGTGAAAATGAGTTTACCAAACAGGAAGGACAATACTCCTAAAGCCCCTACACCTAGGATCATCGCCAGCTTTGATGTTTCTTCTTCACTTTTTATTTTCTCATCTTCATCAGGATGAACATCGTAACGTTCACTTGAAAAATTTAAATGCTTGGTTCCATTAGCACTTGCTTGAATCAAGGCCACCAGTCCGCGCAGAAAAGGGACTTTCTTTAGGCGTTTTGCTATTTTAGATTCTTTCCTATCGAGCTCAAAATATTCAATACTATTATCTTTTCGTCTCACGGCAGTCACATAACTCGTTTGGCCGGCAAACATAACACCTTCCACAACGGCTTGACCTCCGTAAGCAGTCTGTTTCTTTTCTCGCATCTCTACACCTCGTCATCCTTAGGTTCTTCCTTCTATTTTACCTTATTATGGCTGTAATCACTACCCTTTTACATAGAAAGCTAAGCATGAAAATTGTTCGACAGGATATGATAAAAACTGAGGTGATGAATGATGTCCGATAAAACACATGAACAGAATAAAAAAGAACCTGCCCAGAGCGTTTTATCTAAATCTTTACTCATAGGTTTTGTAGCTGGTGCTTTATGGGGAGCAATTGGAGTCCTTGCGTACTATTTTCATTTCACTCAAATTTCTGCTGCCTCGTTTATTTTCCGCTCCTACTTTCAAACCAGCTGGACAGGAACCTGGTTGGGAGAAGTTTTGGCTGTTATTGTGGTTGCCTTGTTGTCGATCATAACGGCTTTTATCTATTATATGTGTTTAAAACGAAAAAATGGCATGTGGCCAGGCGTGTTTTTGGCAGTCACTTTGTTTGTCCTGATTTTCGTTATTCTTGATCCCTTATTTCCAGCAGTGCCGGGAATTATGGATTTATCAAGTGACACCCTTGTAACGACAGGATGTCTGTTTTTGTTATATGGAGTTTTCATCGGTTATTCAATTTCTTATGAATATAACCAGTTCAACCATTCCGCGAATAATTATTCAAAAGAAGGATGAATATGATAAACTACACTTGTGTGACCTTTTAAGCAAGGAAGTGAAATGACCCGATGAAGCGATTACTTTTATTAAATGGTCCAAACTTAAATTTGCTTGGGCAGAGAGAGCCAGAAACTTATGGTAGTGAAACACTTCAGAAAATTATTGAACTGGTGAATGAGACGGCAGCTGAAGCCGGCTATGAGCTTGATCATTTTCAATCCAATCATGAAGGGGAACTGATTGATAAACTTCAGCAGTCTCAAAATAATGTATCCGGTATCATTTTTAACCCTGCAGCTTATACGCATACCAGTATAGCAATTCGAGACGCTGTAAGCGCGATTGATGTTCCTGTCATAGAGGTACATATCTCTAATGTACACAAGCGAGAAGCCTTTCGTCACCACTCCATGATTGCCCCGGTTTCTGCGGGACAAATCGTGGGCTTTGGGATCGAAGGTTACCGAATGGCAGCACACGGTCTTCTGAACATGATAGAAAAAGAAGGGAGATAGAGGAATGAATAGATTGGCAAAGCTTCGCGAAGCTTTACATGAAAATGGACTGGATGGGATGATTATCCAGAGTCCTAAAAACAGAAGATATATGTCAGACTTTACAGGTTCTTCAGGAGTTCTTCTCATTACTGGGAATGAAGCACTGATTATTACAGACTTTCGATATACTGAACAGGCAAGAGATCAGGCTCAAGATTTTCAGATGATTGAACATAAAGGCCCTATTTATGAAGAAGCAGGCAGACAGGTTTCCAAACTTGGTTTGAGTAAAATAGGATTTGAAAAAAGCCATGTTACATATGATGTTTACGAACAATTAACCAATCATTTAGAAGCGGAGCTTGTTCCAACTTCAGGATTGGTAGAGCGATTACGTTTAATAAAGACCGAAGAGGAACTTACTATTTTAAAAGATGCAGCCAAAATAGCGGATAAAGCATTTGATCATATTCTTGGGTTTATTAAGCCTGGTGTAAAGGAAATTGATGTTTCAAACGAACTGGAATTTTTCATGCGCAAACAAGGAGCTTCCTCCTCAAGCTTTGACATTATTGTAGCTTCCGGATACCGCTCTGCACTTCCCCATGGCGTTGCGTCAGAGAAAAAGATCCAGTCAGGAGAGCTCGTAACGCTTGATTTTGGCGCTGTCTATAAAGGCTACTGTTCCGATATCACACGGACAGTTGCTGTAGGAGAAATCAGTGACGAGCTTCATACGATCTACCAAACTGTTTTACAAGCCCAGTTAAAAGGAATAGAAGGATTAAAACCTGGAATCACAGGAAAAGACGCCGATGCCTTAACAAGAGATTACATCAACGAGAAAGGTTATGGACAATACTTTGGTCATTCGACGGGACATGGAATCGGACTGGATGTTCACGAAGGTCCAGGTCTGTCTTTCCGCTCTGATGTTACTCTGGAGCCCGGGATGGTTGTGACTGTGGAGCCGGGAATTTATGTTCCTCAGGTTGGAGGATGTAGAATAGAAGATGACGCAGTAATCACTGAAAAGGGAAATGAGCGGCTCAATTTTTCCAATAAAGAACTGATTACCCTGTAAGGCTAACAATAAAAGGGAGGAATTATTATGATTTCAGTAAACGATTTTCGTACAGGTTTAACAATAGAAGTAGACGGAGATATTTGGCAGGTGCTGGATTTTCAGCATGTCAAGCCGGGTAAAGGGGCCGCTTTCGTTCGCTCTAAACTTCGGAATTTAAGAAATGGGAACATTCAGGAGAAAACTTTCCGTGGAGGGGAAAAGGTAGAGCGTGCGCATATTGAAAATCGTAAAATGCAGTATTTATATGCCAATGGAGACATGCACGCGTTTATGGACACGGAAACTTTTGAACAAGTGGAGCTTCCAACGGCTCGAATAGAACAACAACTCAATTATTTAAAAGAAAACATGGAAGTTCAAATCCAGAGTTATCAAGGAGAAACGATTGGTGTAGAACTTCCGAATAACGTGGAACTTGAAGTCGTTGAGACTGAACCAGGTATTAAAGGTGATACAGCAAGCGGCGGTACGAAGCCCGCTACTCTTGAGACAGGGTTAATCGTACAGGTACCTTTCTTCATAAATGAAGGAGAAAAGCTACTGATCAACACAAGTGATGGAAAATACGTATCAAGAGCATAACCCGTGCACAGGATGTGTGCTGGTAGTCTTAATTATTTCAAGCATTTTGAAGCGGAAAAGCTGCTCCATTAAGGGGCAGCTTTTTTTGTTTCTCTTCATTCTACTATCTCTTAAATTCCCTCTATTTTATATCATTTGCAAGGCATAACTAGAAAGTAATCACATACATATGAAGTAAATCAAACCAAAGGAGTAAAAGGATGAAAGAGATTCTCCGCTTGTTCCCTGAATCATTCCAGCTGCTATTAGAGAAGCATGTGGACTGGTCCATAGTTCAGGAGCTGCGCTTAAGAATTCATCAACCCATTGAAATGCTAGATTCGAAGCAAAGATCCAAGGTCGGTCATCTTGCACTTACGGCAGCTGACTTATCGTATGTATTAAATCAAATCAGCCAGTTTTCTCTCTACCGATATAAAGATGAATTAAGAGAAGGATTCATTACAATTGAGGGGGGACACCGGGTCGGCCTGGCAGGCAAAGTCAACACCGAAAACTATAAAGTGGAAACCATTAAGAACATATCTTTTATGAACATCCGGATAGCCCGCGCTTCTGCAGGACAAGCCAAACGGTTCCTGCCCTACTTGAAAAAAGAGGGAAGATGGTGCAACACCTTAATCATAGGTCCCCGCATTCTGGAAAAACTACGCTCCTCCGGGAATTAACGAAGTGGATATCGACTGACCTACCCTATCAGGCTGCATCGAAAGTAGCTGTTGTGGATGAACGTTCTGAGCTTGCAGCGAGTCTTTCCGGCGTTCCTCAGCTTGATATTGGGGAGAGAACCGATGTGATGGATGCTTGTCCAAAAGCGGAGGGAATGATGATGATGATTCGATCCATGTCTCCGGATGTACTGGTGGTTGATGAAATTGGAGGGGAAAAAGACGCCGAGGCAATAAGAGAAGCAATTTATACAGGAGTAAAAATTATCAGTACCATTCATGGGCTGGATCTCCCTTCAATAATGAATCGCCCTTCAGCGAAAAAGCTGATTGAAGAAAACGTATTTGAACGCTTTATCGTACTGGAGAGATTGACCGAAAGAAAAGAGCGATTGGCCAGTGTATATGATCAAAACGGTCAGACGCTATTTCAATTAAAAGGGAGGGGTATTCGTGCAGTGGATCGGAGCCGCCCTCATTCTTAGCGTAACGACTTGGATAGGATTTGATGTAGCATCCAAATTCAAGAAAAGACCAAGTCACATTCGACAATGGAAAAATGCCTTGCAAATGATTGAAGCAGAAATGGTGTATGGTCAATCCTCGCTCTATGAAGTGTGCAGGAGTATTTCCCGAAATCTTCCTGCGCCAATTCATTACTTTTTTACAGATATCGTGCAGGATACGGAACCATGTCCTGATTTTTCAGAGCTTTGGACCGCAAAACTAAACAGTCATTGGCCCTTAAACGCTTTAACGAAAAGTGAACTTGAAATCCTTACACAGTTTGGCAAGACATTAGGTCAGCATGACTTAATTCAGCAGCAAAAACAAATTCAACTCACTCTTCATCACCTGGACAGGGAATTGAATGATGCTCTGGAGGTGTGTGACCAGTACCAAAGACTGGCTAGAGGAATTGGTGTATTAAGCGGAGTGCTCGTCATCATTTTAATTATGTAAAAGGGGGAAGGAACATTGTGCTTCAAGATGCGTCCATTTTGTTTCAAATTGCAGGTATCGGCATCATAGTCGCCATGATCCACAGTATTTTAAAACAGATGGGAAAAGAAGAAATCGCTCAAGTCGTAACGCTAACAGGATTCATTATTGTACTGTTTATCGTGCTGCACCGGCTGGCAGAACTATTTTCCCAAATAAAATCGGTGTTTCTCTATCAAGGATAATGCAGCATGAATATTATACAAATTGTCTCTCTTGGACTGGTTGCTGCTTTGCTCATTATTTTGTTAAAAGAGCAGAAGTCATCAGTAGCCTTTTTGCTCTTAATTTTTACCGTCATCGTCATCTTTCTATCGATACTTGATCAAGTAAAACATATTTTTACATTGTTGTCCTATATGGCTGAACAAGCGGATATAGAGCCGATTTATTTCAAAACCATTCTTAAAATTATCGGCATTGCCTATATTGCTGAATTTGGAGCCCAATTAATTAGAGATGCAGGTCTGTCTTCTTTGGCATCTAAAGTCGAGCTTGCGGGTAAACTTTTTATTCTTATGCTGGCTATACCTATACTGACAGCTGTTATCCAAACGATTTTAAACTTTATACCGGGACACACGGGGTAAGTTAGCGAGGTATCAAATGAAATCGATAACCTTTCTTATATGTCTGCTTGCAGGAATCTTTTGCTTGCCTTTGGCCGTTTCTGCTTCGACATCTGCAGATGCCGTCCCTTCTCTGGTGGATCATATTTCCACTCAGGAACTGGAGAAGAGCTGGGATGAGATCAACAATCAATATGGAGACTACCTGCCAACCTTTAACATGAATAATTTTCAGGACTTTCTTAACTCAGAAACACCTTTGCAATCCAACGATTGGTTGGCTGGAATGATGAAATTCTTCTTTCACGAATTGCTGCTTAATGGAAAGCTGTTGGCTTCCCTTTTGTTTCTTACACTATTCAGTACGCTGCTTCAATCCATTCAATCTTCATTCGAAAACAGTGTCGTAAGCAGAATTGCTTATATGGTCGTTTACCTAGTGCTCTTGACACTGGCACTCGAAAGTTTTCACCAAATCATTGAATATACACTAGATGCCATTGACCGGATGAGCAGTTTCATGATAGGGATCCTGCCACTGTTACTAGGGATTATGGCCTCTTTCAGTCATTTAATGTCCATTTCATTTTTCCACCCGATTATCGTTGCGCTCGTACAGTCGAGCGGGTTGCTGGTGAAGTATTTATTGATTCCTTTGTTTTCTACTTCCGCTCTTTTAGTCATCCTTGGATCTTTAAACGAAACTTACAAAGTCGACCAGCTCGCTGAATTGTTACGTAAAACGGGACTTGCGGCGATGGGGATCTTTTTAACTATCTTTTTAGGAGTCATCAGTGTACAGGGAACCGTAACAGCAGTTCAAGATGGCGTTACGATGAAAACAGCACGGTTTGTAACTGGGAATTTTGTTCCTGTTGTCGGAAGACTTTTCACTGATGCTACAGATACAATACTTGGTGCTTCACTCGTTTTAAAGAATACATTGGGGATTGCCGGGGTCGTCATTTTATTGGGAATTGCTATATTTCCTGCTATCAAAGTTTTTGCGATTGCAATCATTTACAAAATCGCAGCAGCGCTGCTTCAGCCTTTAGGCGACGGTCCAATCGTTCATGCAATGGGAGTGATCAGCCGCCATATCATGTATATTTTCGCTTCCTTGCTGATGGTTTCTATGATGTTCTTTTTAGTGATAGTCATTATGGTGGCAGCAAGCAATATTACTATGATGGTTCGATAAGGATGTCGATTATGAATCTATTTACTGAATGGATTACAAGGATTGTATTATTCCTGTTACTAGCCATGGTTTCTGATGCACTGCTGCCTTCTGGAACCATGAAGAAATACGCCCGTTTAGTCATGTCAATCCTTCTGCTGCTTATCTTTCTTGGGCCGCTGCTTCAAATTTTGAAAGTAGATCCAAACCAATTTATTCATCAAGCGGAACAGGCAATGAAGGAGCAAGTCAACGATGAAGATTTAAATGAGGCAATTGAATCGAAGAAAAATGAAATACTTGAAGGACAAGATGCATATAAATTAGAACAGATCGAACAGGCTGTCTCTAAAGAGATCTCCAAGCCTTTAGAAGAAGAAATGAACTTGAAGCTGACAGATGTGTCGATGACATTTGATGGTGAACCTTATGAATTAAATACATTGGACAAGTTGATTGTCACACTTTCTCCTTTCAAAGAGCAGAACACAGTCGATGAAGTTACTATATCGATCGATGGAGATGCTCCAGAAAAAAAAGATACAAACAGAAACGAGGAAGTGGTCGGCTGGCTCACAAAACAGTTAGATCTTGACAAAGATCAAATCGCAATCCGCTGGGAGGAAGAGGATGAATAAATGGTGGAATAAGCTTTTCAGCCCATTATCTTCTAAAGAAGGTCGAAAATTAAATAAAACCAAGTACATCATCGGTTTAGGAATAATTGGAGTATTACTCATTCTAACAAGCAGCTGGTTT
This Halobacillus salinarum DNA region includes the following protein-coding sequences:
- the mntR gene encoding transcriptional regulator MntR, which encodes MPTPSMEDYIEQIYILIEDKGYARVSDIAENLQVHPSSVTKMVQKLDRDQYLNYEKYRGLILTPKGKKVGKRLVYRHELLEQFLEIIGVDSDNIYEDVEGIEHHLSWNSIDRIGDLVQYFDENSERVGELREVQRKNEEQNEE
- a CDS encoding patatin-like phospholipase family protein — protein: MKVDGVFSGGGVKALAFAGAYEVLEENGYTFARVAGTSAGAIMASLIAAGYSSQDLQSLLKTISLEDLIDVPVPERFFPFSKWLLLYYRMGLYKGNRLEKIIEGWLENKGVRTFSDIPKGTLKVVCSDLTLGRMIVVPDDLKPVYGIDPATFSVAKAVRMSAGLPYFFMPVKLHGKKGKSIIIDGGVLSNFPIWIWDNGKGARKRPILGMQLSDPPDKLPERKIRNAIQMFHALFKTMKQAHDARYISPSTSKDVIFIPVNEVNTTEFQMTNEQEERLLQIGRTQAEMFLKRWSR
- a CDS encoding SA1362 family protein; amino-acid sequence: MFRKWMTPVIYTLIALAVFYVANQLFTNTTGFLTRIVMMIGIAVLIYGAIYFIFLRNRSFAGGNRNEMKKYKQAVKQSKQKYKAPTVKKSTPAKPQMAKPSPIGKKKRKRNNSPHLRVIEGNKNKGKNRASF
- a CDS encoding DUF1385 domain-containing protein, which encodes MREKKQTAYGGQAVVEGVMFAGQTSYVTAVRRKDNSIEYFELDRKESKIAKRLKKVPFLRGLVALIQASANGTKHLNFSSERYDVHPDEDEKIKSEEETSKLAMILGVGALGVLSFLFGKLIFTITPAVVANFFSPVISSNVGQIMLESFFKLMLLLVYIYLISMTPIIRRVFQYHGAEHKVINAFENGAPLTVEGVQKQSRLHYRCGSSFILFTVIVGMFVYMFVATDPLWWRILNRVLLIPVVIGISFEVLQLTNKVRNVPLLNVLGYPGLWLQLLTTKEPKDDQVEVAIHSFKKVLENDKKRQKSGIYNSKVIS
- a CDS encoding YqhR family membrane protein yields the protein MSDKTHEQNKKEPAQSVLSKSLLIGFVAGALWGAIGVLAYYFHFTQISAASFIFRSYFQTSWTGTWLGEVLAVIVVALLSIITAFIYYMCLKRKNGMWPGVFLAVTLFVLIFVILDPLFPAVPGIMDLSSDTLVTTGCLFLLYGVFIGYSISYEYNQFNHSANNYSKEG
- the aroQ gene encoding type II 3-dehydroquinate dehydratase encodes the protein MKRLLLLNGPNLNLLGQREPETYGSETLQKIIELVNETAAEAGYELDHFQSNHEGELIDKLQQSQNNVSGIIFNPAAYTHTSIAIRDAVSAIDVPVIEVHISNVHKREAFRHHSMIAPVSAGQIVGFGIEGYRMAAHGLLNMIEKEGR
- a CDS encoding M24 family metallopeptidase → MNRLAKLREALHENGLDGMIIQSPKNRRYMSDFTGSSGVLLITGNEALIITDFRYTEQARDQAQDFQMIEHKGPIYEEAGRQVSKLGLSKIGFEKSHVTYDVYEQLTNHLEAELVPTSGLVERLRLIKTEEELTILKDAAKIADKAFDHILGFIKPGVKEIDVSNELEFFMRKQGASSSSFDIIVASGYRSALPHGVASEKKIQSGELVTLDFGAVYKGYCSDITRTVAVGEISDELHTIYQTVLQAQLKGIEGLKPGITGKDADALTRDYINEKGYGQYFGHSTGHGIGLDVHEGPGLSFRSDVTLEPGMVVTVEPGIYVPQVGGCRIEDDAVITEKGNERLNFSNKELITL
- the efp gene encoding elongation factor P; the encoded protein is MISVNDFRTGLTIEVDGDIWQVLDFQHVKPGKGAAFVRSKLRNLRNGNIQEKTFRGGEKVERAHIENRKMQYLYANGDMHAFMDTETFEQVELPTARIEQQLNYLKENMEVQIQSYQGETIGVELPNNVELEVVETEPGIKGDTASGGTKPATLETGLIVQVPFFINEGEKLLINTSDGKYVSRA
- the spoIIIAB gene encoding stage III sporulation protein SpoIIIAB, whose amino-acid sequence is MQWIGAALILSVTTWIGFDVASKFKKRPSHIRQWKNALQMIEAEMVYGQSSLYEVCRSISRNLPAPIHYFFTDIVQDTEPCPDFSELWTAKLNSHWPLNALTKSELEILTQFGKTLGQHDLIQQQKQIQLTLHHLDRELNDALEVCDQYQRLARGIGVLSGVLVIILIM
- the spoIIIAC gene encoding stage III sporulation protein AC produces the protein MLQDASILFQIAGIGIIVAMIHSILKQMGKEEIAQVVTLTGFIIVLFIVLHRLAELFSQIKSVFLYQG
- the spoIIIAD gene encoding stage III sporulation protein AD, with protein sequence MNIIQIVSLGLVAALLIILLKEQKSSVAFLLLIFTVIVIFLSILDQVKHIFTLLSYMAEQADIEPIYFKTILKIIGIAYIAEFGAQLIRDAGLSSLASKVELAGKLFILMLAIPILTAVIQTILNFIPGHTG
- the spoIIIAE gene encoding stage III sporulation protein AE, coding for MKSITFLICLLAGIFCLPLAVSASTSADAVPSLVDHISTQELEKSWDEINNQYGDYLPTFNMNNFQDFLNSETPLQSNDWLAGMMKFFFHELLLNGKLLASLLFLTLFSTLLQSIQSSFENSVVSRIAYMVVYLVLLTLALESFHQIIEYTLDAIDRMSSFMIGILPLLLGIMASFSHLMSISFFHPIIVALVQSSGLLVKYLLIPLFSTSALLVILGSLNETYKVDQLAELLRKTGLAAMGIFLTIFLGVISVQGTVTAVQDGVTMKTARFVTGNFVPVVGRLFTDATDTILGASLVLKNTLGIAGVVILLGIAIFPAIKVFAIAIIYKIAAALLQPLGDGPIVHAMGVISRHIMYIFASLLMVSMMFFLVIVIMVAASNITMMVR